Proteins encoded in a region of the Candidatus Binatia bacterium genome:
- the gyrA gene encoding DNA gyrase subunit A, giving the protein MVTRERVVPIYVEDEMRNSYIDYSMSVIVSRALPDVRDGLKPVHRRILVAMRELNLLHDRPFRKSAKITGDVTGNYHPHGTAAVYETMVRLAQSFSMRYPLVDGQGNFGSVDGDAPAAERYTEARLTEFAEEMLRDIERDTVDMRPNYDESREEPVVLPSAVPNLLVNGSSGIAVGMATNVPPHNLREIVDATIHVIDNPDCPIEDLLRIVQGPDFPTAGIIYGRQGILDCYTTGRGHITVRSNATIEEYKKDREAIIVTEIPYMVSKAALLEKIADLVKDGTLDGISDLRDESDREGMRIVIELKRDAQPRVILNQLFKHTQMQTTFGANMLALVGNRPQTMTLKEMIQHYVAHRQEVVVRRTRYDLNEAEKRAHILEGFKIALDHIDEIVALIKASANVEAARQGLMSTFGLSEIQANAILEMRLSRLTGLERKKIEDEYLEVIQLIDRLRAILESPALVLGIIKEDLGGIRERFGDDRRTRIESASGEFEVEDLIAEEDMVITISHAGYIKRLPVTTYRSQRRGGRGVTGAGTKEEDFIQHLFIASTHSYILVFTDKGRVYWLKVHEIPQAGRTAKGKAVVNLVEMTQQERVAAVLPVKQFDDKHFILMTTARGIVKKTPLSAYSNPRRGGIVAIGVDGEDKLIDAVLTDGTQEIILSKRDGKAIRFQETDVRPMGRTARGVRGVTIEGDDAVVGVIAVRREASLLVATENGYGKRSPISEYRITGRGGKGIISIQANDRNGRVVAALEVLPDDEVMLITRGGMVIRTQVAGISEIGRNTQGVRLINLEPGDQLIDVAKVEESAEGEEA; this is encoded by the coding sequence ATGGTCACGCGCGAGAGAGTCGTTCCGATCTACGTCGAAGACGAGATGCGGAATTCCTATATCGACTACTCGATGTCGGTCATCGTGTCCCGCGCGCTGCCCGACGTGCGCGACGGGCTGAAGCCCGTGCATCGCCGGATCCTGGTGGCGATGCGCGAGCTGAACCTCCTCCACGACCGCCCCTTCCGGAAGTCCGCCAAGATCACCGGCGACGTGACCGGCAACTACCATCCGCACGGCACCGCGGCCGTCTACGAGACGATGGTCCGCCTGGCGCAGTCGTTCTCCATGCGCTATCCGCTGGTGGACGGCCAGGGCAACTTCGGCTCGGTGGACGGCGACGCCCCCGCGGCCGAGCGGTACACCGAGGCGCGCCTGACCGAGTTCGCGGAGGAGATGCTCCGCGATATCGAGAGGGACACGGTGGACATGCGGCCGAACTACGACGAGTCCCGCGAGGAGCCCGTCGTCCTTCCGTCGGCCGTCCCGAACCTGCTCGTGAACGGCTCCTCGGGGATCGCGGTCGGCATGGCGACCAACGTGCCGCCGCACAACCTGCGCGAGATCGTGGACGCCACGATCCACGTGATCGACAACCCCGACTGCCCGATCGAGGACCTCCTCCGCATCGTGCAGGGCCCCGATTTCCCGACGGCCGGCATCATCTACGGCCGGCAGGGGATCCTCGACTGCTACACGACGGGGCGCGGGCACATCACGGTCCGCTCGAACGCGACGATCGAGGAGTACAAGAAGGACCGCGAGGCGATCATCGTCACCGAGATCCCCTACATGGTGAGCAAGGCGGCGCTCCTGGAAAAGATCGCCGACCTGGTCAAGGACGGGACGCTGGACGGCATCTCCGACCTGCGCGACGAGTCGGATCGCGAGGGGATGCGGATCGTGATCGAGCTGAAGCGCGACGCGCAGCCGCGCGTCATCCTGAACCAGCTCTTCAAGCACACGCAGATGCAGACCACCTTCGGCGCCAACATGCTCGCGCTGGTCGGGAACCGGCCGCAGACGATGACGCTCAAGGAGATGATCCAGCACTACGTGGCGCACCGGCAGGAAGTCGTGGTGCGGCGCACGCGCTACGACCTGAACGAGGCGGAGAAGCGGGCGCACATCCTCGAGGGCTTCAAGATCGCCCTCGACCACATCGACGAGATCGTGGCCCTGATCAAGGCCTCGGCCAACGTCGAGGCGGCGCGCCAGGGGCTGATGAGCACGTTCGGGCTGTCGGAGATCCAGGCGAACGCCATCCTCGAGATGCGCCTCTCGCGGCTGACCGGGCTGGAGCGGAAGAAGATCGAGGACGAGTACCTCGAGGTGATCCAGCTGATCGACCGCCTGCGCGCCATCCTCGAGAGCCCCGCGCTGGTGCTCGGCATCATCAAGGAGGACCTGGGCGGCATCCGCGAGCGCTTCGGCGACGACCGGCGCACCCGGATCGAGTCGGCTTCCGGCGAGTTCGAGGTCGAGGACCTGATCGCCGAGGAGGACATGGTCATCACGATCAGCCACGCCGGCTACATCAAGCGGCTGCCGGTGACGACCTATCGGAGCCAGCGGCGCGGGGGACGCGGCGTGACCGGCGCGGGCACCAAGGAAGAGGACTTCATCCAGCACCTCTTCATCGCCTCGACCCACAGCTACATCCTGGTCTTCACCGACAAGGGGCGCGTCTACTGGCTCAAGGTGCACGAGATTCCGCAGGCCGGCCGCACCGCCAAGGGGAAGGCCGTCGTGAACCTGGTCGAGATGACGCAGCAGGAGCGCGTGGCGGCGGTGCTTCCGGTGAAGCAGTTCGACGACAAGCACTTCATTCTCATGACCACCGCGCGCGGCATCGTGAAGAAGACACCGCTCTCCGCCTACTCCAACCCCCGCCGCGGCGGCATCGTCGCGATCGGGGTGGACGGCGAGGACAAGCTGATCGACGCGGTGCTCACCGACGGGACGCAGGAGATCATCCTCTCCAAGCGGGACGGCAAGGCGATCCGCTTCCAGGAGACCGACGTGCGTCCCATGGGGCGCACAGCCCGCGGCGTGCGCGGCGTGACGATCGAGGGGGACGACGCGGTGGTGGGCGTCATCGCGGTGCGCCGCGAGGCCTCGCTCCTGGTCGCCACCGAGAACGGCTACGGCAAGCGGTCGCCGATCAGCGAGTACCGCATCACCGGCCGCGGGGGCAAGGGGATCATCTCGATCCAGGCCAACGACCGGAACGGTCGCGTGGTGGCGGCGCTCGAGGTGCTGCCCGACGACGAGGTCATGCTGATCACGCGCGGCGGGATGGTCATCCGCACGCAGGTGGCGGGCATCTCGGAGATCGGACGGAACACCCAGGGGGTACGGCTCATCAACCTGGAGCCGGGCGACCAGCTCATCGACGTCGCCAAGGTGGAAGAGTCGGCCGAGGGCGAGGAGGCGTAG
- the gyrB gene encoding DNA topoisomerase (ATP-hydrolyzing) subunit B encodes MAQPPDPSNTTKSAAPPDGDGHSYDARNIQVLKGLEGVRKRPAMYIGSTGQTGLHHLVYEVVDNSVDEALAGFCANVQVTIHPDSSVTVVDDGRGIPVDVHPAQGRPALEVVMTTLHAGGKFDESSYKVSGGLHGVGVSVVNALSDWLEVEVRRDGKRYHQRYEHGIVKTELAELGPAEETGTTVTWRPDANIFETLDYNFDTLSQRLRELAFLNKGIRIQFTDERTGKKHDFQYEGGIASFVKYLNTNKTVLHPEPIYHQRERDRMAVEIAIQYNDGYVENVFSFVNNINTVEGGTHLIGFRAALTSTINSYAEREGLTKGLKDINLGGDDVREGLTAVVSVKLHDPQFEGQTKAKLGTTEAKGVVQSVVGEGLRNYFEENPGVARKIVEKCIQTARAREAARKARDLARRKSILDGGSLPGKLADCQSTNPAECEIYLVEGDSAGGSAKMGRDRKYQAILPLKGKILNVEKASLDKMLSNEEIRTIITALGTGIDDEFDADKARYHKIIIMTDADVDGAHIRTLLLTFFFRHMRPLIERGYVYIAMPPLYRIAKGKDVRYAYNDAEREKALEEIGRKGIHLQRYKGLGEMNPDQLWSTTMDPEFRSVSKVTLDDLVEADQIFTILMGDQVEPRRKFIEEYADSVKNLDI; translated from the coding sequence TTGGCCCAGCCCCCCGATCCCTCGAATACGACGAAGTCCGCGGCCCCGCCCGACGGCGACGGCCATTCCTACGACGCGCGGAACATCCAGGTCCTCAAGGGACTGGAGGGGGTCCGCAAGCGTCCGGCCATGTACATCGGCTCGACCGGCCAGACCGGGCTGCACCACCTGGTCTACGAAGTCGTCGACAACTCCGTGGACGAGGCGCTGGCCGGCTTCTGCGCCAACGTCCAGGTCACGATCCATCCCGACTCCAGCGTGACGGTGGTGGACGACGGGCGCGGCATCCCGGTGGACGTCCATCCGGCGCAGGGGCGCCCCGCGCTCGAGGTCGTCATGACCACGCTGCACGCCGGCGGCAAGTTCGACGAATCGAGCTACAAGGTCTCGGGCGGGCTGCACGGCGTCGGCGTCTCGGTCGTGAACGCCCTCTCCGACTGGCTCGAGGTCGAGGTGCGCCGCGACGGCAAGCGCTACCACCAGCGCTACGAGCACGGGATCGTGAAGACCGAGCTCGCCGAGCTGGGCCCCGCCGAGGAGACCGGAACCACGGTCACCTGGCGTCCCGACGCGAACATCTTCGAGACGCTGGACTACAACTTCGACACCCTCTCCCAGCGCCTGCGCGAGCTCGCCTTCCTGAACAAGGGGATCCGCATCCAGTTCACCGACGAGCGGACCGGGAAGAAGCACGACTTCCAGTACGAGGGGGGGATCGCGTCGTTCGTGAAGTACCTGAACACGAACAAGACGGTGCTGCATCCCGAGCCGATCTACCACCAGCGCGAGCGCGACCGGATGGCGGTCGAGATCGCGATCCAGTACAACGACGGCTACGTCGAGAACGTGTTCAGCTTCGTGAACAACATCAACACCGTCGAGGGCGGCACGCACCTGATCGGGTTCCGCGCCGCGCTCACCAGCACCATCAACAGCTACGCCGAGCGCGAAGGGCTCACCAAGGGGCTCAAGGACATCAACCTCGGCGGCGACGACGTGCGCGAGGGGCTGACGGCCGTCGTGAGCGTGAAGCTCCACGATCCCCAGTTCGAGGGGCAGACCAAGGCCAAGCTCGGCACGACCGAAGCCAAGGGCGTGGTGCAGTCGGTCGTCGGCGAGGGGCTCCGGAACTACTTCGAGGAGAATCCCGGCGTCGCGCGGAAGATCGTCGAGAAGTGCATCCAGACCGCCCGCGCCCGCGAGGCGGCGCGCAAGGCCCGCGATCTCGCGCGGCGGAAGAGCATCCTGGACGGCGGCTCGCTGCCCGGGAAGCTCGCCGACTGCCAGTCCACCAATCCCGCCGAGTGCGAGATCTACCTGGTCGAGGGAGACTCGGCCGGCGGGTCGGCCAAGATGGGCCGCGACCGCAAGTACCAGGCGATCCTGCCGCTGAAGGGGAAGATCCTGAACGTGGAGAAGGCCTCGCTGGACAAGATGCTCTCCAACGAGGAGATCCGGACCATCATCACCGCGCTCGGCACGGGGATCGACGACGAATTCGACGCCGACAAGGCGCGCTATCACAAGATCATCATCATGACCGACGCCGACGTGGACGGCGCCCACATCCGGACGCTGCTCCTCACCTTCTTCTTCCGCCACATGCGCCCCCTGATCGAGCGCGGCTACGTCTACATCGCCATGCCGCCGCTCTACCGGATCGCGAAGGGGAAGGACGTGCGCTACGCCTACAACGACGCGGAGCGCGAGAAGGCGCTGGAGGAGATCGGCCGGAAGGGAATCCACCTGCAGCGCTACAAGGGCCTCGGCGAGATGAACCCCGACCAGCTCTGGTCGACGACGATGGATCCCGAGTTCCGGAGCGTCTCCAAGGTGACGCTCGACGACCTGGTGGAAGCCGACCAGATTTTCACGATCTTGATGGGCGACCAGGTCGAGCCCCGGCGCAAGTTCATCGAAGAATACGCGGACAGCGTGAAGAACCTGGACATCTGA
- a CDS encoding DUF721 domain-containing protein, with product MKPERPPRRGASEMAAVGGVLDDVLAGIRMESRFQGAQATDEWTAVVGPEVARRTRPVGVRDGELLVEVQGAVWMGHLAVLRQGVLEALNRRLPDSARLKSIRLVPMRFKEERIESEE from the coding sequence ATGAAGCCCGAGCGCCCGCCGCGCCGCGGCGCCTCGGAGATGGCGGCGGTCGGCGGAGTCCTGGACGACGTGCTCGCCGGGATCCGCATGGAGAGCCGCTTCCAGGGCGCGCAGGCGACCGACGAATGGACGGCGGTGGTCGGTCCCGAGGTCGCGCGGCGCACGCGCCCCGTGGGGGTCCGCGATGGCGAGCTTCTCGTGGAAGTGCAGGGAGCCGTTTGGATGGGGCACCTCGCGGTGCTCCGCCAGGGAGTCCTGGAAGCGCTGAACCGGCGCCTCCCCGACTCGGCCCGGCTCAAGTCCATCCGGCTGGTCCCGATGCGTTTCAAGGAGGAACGAATTGAATCCGAAGAGTGA